One genomic segment of Colias croceus chromosome 16, ilColCroc2.1 includes these proteins:
- the LOC123698521 gene encoding uncharacterized protein LOC123698521, producing MFALLLVALLTTVNAAPNSQDEKATETAVASTEPNTDELITIREASEYKLTITLIDYKEEDIEIRATKELLLIKLHSKHANGTDCNIEQYKVLPPYLHVNGTWTYENNILTITFPIDKEALDKGIQQSSKTHNESNSSSVEEDSSEEDSSKNSLAQRFPSWWSQHQKIDF from the coding sequence ATGTTCGCTTTATTGTTGGTTGCTCTCCTGACAACCGTCAACGCTGCCCCCAATAGTCAAGATGAAAAGGCAACAGAAACTGCTGTAGCAAGTACAGAACCTAATACTGACGAATTAATAACAATACGTGAAGCTTCAGAATATAAACTTACGATAACATTGATTGATTACAAAGAAGAAGACATAGAAATTAGAGCTACCAAGGAACTGCTATTGATAAAACTACACTCTAAACATGCTAATGGAACTGATTGTAATATTGAACAATATAAAGTTCTACCTCCATACCTTCATGTTAATGGTACCTGGACATATGAAAACAATATCCTAACTATTACTTTTCCGATTGATAAAGAAGCATTAGACAAAGGAATTCAACAGAGTAGTAAAACACATAACGAATCAAATTCTAGTTCAGTGGAAGAAGATAGTTCTGAGGAAGATTCATCAAAAAACTCATTAGCACAGCGGTTTCCTTCGTGGTGGAGTCAACACCAGAAAatcgatttttaa